The proteins below come from a single Streptococcus canis genomic window:
- a CDS encoding TVP38/TMEM64 family protein — translation MTNRNLKAYATWQKIIKLLGLIALVGSFVLAFWLYKLGILNDSNALKDLVQRYKVWGPLIFIVVQIIQIVFPVIPGGITTVAGFLIFGPFAGFIYNYVGIIIGSVILFLLVKVYGRKFILLFIDEKTFYKYERRLETSGYEKLFIICMASPISPADIMVMVTGLTDMSLKRFTTIILLTKPISIIGYSYLFIFGKDLVSWLLQH, via the coding sequence ATGACAAATCGAAATCTAAAAGCCTATGCTACTTGGCAGAAAATCATCAAACTGTTAGGACTCATTGCCTTAGTTGGTTCATTTGTACTAGCCTTTTGGCTCTATAAATTAGGTATTTTAAACGATAGTAATGCTCTCAAGGACTTGGTTCAACGTTACAAAGTTTGGGGGCCGCTTATTTTCATCGTTGTTCAGATTATTCAGATTGTGTTTCCAGTCATTCCTGGAGGCATTACAACCGTTGCCGGCTTTCTCATTTTTGGTCCCTTTGCCGGTTTTATTTATAACTATGTGGGAATTATTATTGGGAGTGTGATTCTCTTTTTATTGGTGAAAGTTTACGGTCGTAAATTTATTTTACTTTTTATTGATGAAAAGACCTTTTACAAGTACGAGAGACGTTTAGAAACCTCTGGTTATGAGAAGTTATTTATTATCTGTATGGCTTCGCCCATTTCACCAGCTGATATCATGGTCATGGTAACTGGCTTAACTGATATGTCTTTGAAGCGTTTTACAACCATTATTTTGCTGACCAAGCCGATTTCAATCATAGGTTACAGTTACTTGTTTATTTTTGGAAAAGATTTGGTGTCATGGTTATTGCAGCATTAA
- a CDS encoding DUF3862 domain-containing protein, which translates to MTKQTAFSLLVLPLLALSLSACSPKKEKKVQQSKDTTTLIETRKADHQEVRAHFEKIKLATAASEFKGGSNLEDLTALFGQPSHHEEKLAGSVTLDAYTWNFDRVTLNVNLYQNSSIVKTISNFAFIRDLNLSQKDYQKLQKGMSYDQVKQILTEPDNYSQASSSDKQILQATWISGLKTETNGANISLVFENNQLIEMSQVGLGE; encoded by the coding sequence ATGACAAAACAAACTGCATTTAGCCTGCTTGTGCTACCTCTTCTTGCCTTGTCCTTATCAGCTTGTTCACCAAAGAAGGAGAAAAAAGTCCAGCAGAGCAAAGACACAACAACCTTGATTGAAACCAGAAAAGCAGATCACCAAGAGGTGCGTGCTCATTTTGAAAAAATTAAGCTAGCCACTGCTGCTTCCGAATTCAAGGGAGGAAGTAACCTTGAAGACCTAACAGCACTCTTTGGACAGCCCAGTCACCACGAGGAAAAACTAGCAGGTAGTGTCACCCTTGATGCCTACACTTGGAACTTTGATCGAGTTACCCTCAATGTGAATCTCTATCAAAACAGCAGTATTGTTAAAACCATTTCAAATTTTGCCTTCATAAGGGATCTCAATTTATCCCAAAAAGACTATCAAAAATTACAAAAAGGGATGTCTTATGATCAAGTTAAACAAATTCTGACCGAACCAGACAATTATAGCCAAGCTTCCTCTAGTGATAAACAGATCCTTCAAGCTACTTGGATTAGTGGCTTAAAAACAGAAACTAATGGTGCTAATATTTCACTCGTTTTTGAAAATAATCAGTTAATAGAAATGTCTCAAGTAGGCCTTGGAGAATAA
- the pepV gene encoding dipeptidase PepV, translating into MITIDFKAEVDKRKEAMLADLVDLLRINSERDDRLADNQHPFGPGPVKALEHFLAMAERDGYQTRNIDNYAGDFEFGQGDEVLGIFGHLDVVPAGSGWDTDPYEPVIKDNRIYARGSSDDKGPTMACYYALKIIKELGLPVSKKVRFIVGTDEESGWGDMDYYFAHNGLKNPDFGFSPDAEFPIINGEKGNITEYLQFSGDNKGAFVLHRFQGGLRENMVPESATAVITAPHDLNALEAALEQFLAEHGVRGSVKATDGKVEVTIIGKSAHGSTPEAGINGATLLAKFLNQFTFEGAAKDYLHVAGEVLHEDFAAEKLGLAYTDDRMGALSMNAGVFNFDEQSADNTIALNFRYPKGTDAATLKAGLEELPGVTKVSLSEHEHTPHYVPMDDELVATLLAVYEKQTGLKGYEQVIGGGTFGRLLERGVAFGAMFPGDENTMHQANEYMPLENIYRSAAIYAEAIYELIK; encoded by the coding sequence ATGATAACCATTGATTTTAAAGCAGAAGTTGACAAACGTAAAGAAGCCATGTTAGCAGATTTAGTTGATTTGTTACGCATCAATTCAGAACGCGATGACAGATTGGCCGATAATCAGCATCCCTTTGGACCAGGTCCAGTTAAAGCTTTGGAGCATTTCCTCGCAATGGCTGAGCGTGATGGCTATCAAACACGTAACATTGATAACTATGCGGGTGACTTTGAGTTTGGTCAAGGTGATGAGGTATTAGGCATTTTTGGTCATCTTGATGTGGTGCCAGCAGGTAGCGGTTGGGACACGGATCCTTATGAACCGGTGATTAAAGATAACCGCATCTATGCGCGTGGGTCTTCTGATGACAAAGGACCGACTATGGCTTGTTATTACGCCCTCAAAATTATTAAAGAGTTGGGTCTTCCTGTGTCTAAAAAAGTGCGATTTATCGTTGGTACCGATGAGGAATCTGGCTGGGGTGATATGGATTATTACTTTGCCCATAACGGTTTGAAAAATCCAGATTTTGGTTTCTCACCAGATGCCGAATTCCCAATTATCAACGGTGAAAAAGGAAACATCACGGAATACCTCCAGTTCTCTGGTGATAACAAAGGCGCTTTTGTGCTTCATCGATTCCAAGGTGGTTTACGTGAAAATATGGTACCAGAATCTGCAACAGCTGTGATTACGGCGCCGCATGACCTTAATGCGCTAGAAGCAGCCTTAGAGCAATTTTTGGCAGAACATGGCGTCAGAGGGTCTGTGAAGGCTACTGATGGTAAAGTTGAAGTGACCATTATCGGTAAGTCTGCTCACGGTTCTACTCCAGAAGCGGGTATCAATGGTGCAACCTTATTGGCTAAATTCCTGAACCAATTTACCTTTGAAGGGGCTGCTAAGGATTATTTACATGTGGCAGGTGAAGTGCTTCACGAAGACTTTGCGGCAGAGAAACTAGGCCTTGCTTATACCGATGACCGTATGGGAGCCTTGAGCATGAACGCAGGTGTCTTTAACTTTGATGAGCAATCAGCTGACAACACTATTGCCTTGAATTTCCGTTATCCAAAAGGAACTGATGCGGCAACCTTAAAAGCAGGATTGGAAGAATTACCAGGGGTGACTAAAGTAAGCCTTTCCGAACATGAGCATACGCCTCACTATGTGCCAATGGATGATGAATTAGTAGCTACCTTGCTTGCTGTTTACGAAAAACAAACTGGTCTTAAAGGCTACGAACAAGTTATCGGTGGTGGTACTTTTGGTCGCTTGCTAGAACGTGGTGTAGCCTTTGGTGCCATGTTCCCAGGAGATGAAAATACCATGCATCAAGCCAATGAATACATGCCTTTAGAAAATATTTACCGCTCAGCAGCTATCTATGCTGAAGCTATCTATGAATTAATCAAATAA
- a CDS encoding nitroreductase family protein: MKFLELNKKRHAIKTFNDKPVDYKDLRTAIEIATLAPSANNIQPWKFVVVQDRKAELAKGLPLANKVQVEQAQYVVALFSDTDLALRSRKIARIGVKSLPDDLIGYYMETLPPRFAAFNDVQTGEYLAINAGLVAMNLVLALTDQKIASNIILGFDKSTTNEILDIDPRFRPELLITVGYSDEKPEPSYRLPVDEVIERR; encoded by the coding sequence ATGAAATTTCTAGAATTGAACAAAAAACGCCATGCCATTAAGACTTTTAATGACAAGCCAGTTGACTACAAGGATTTGCGAACGGCTATTGAGATTGCAACTTTAGCACCCAGTGCCAATAACATTCAACCATGGAAATTTGTTGTGGTTCAAGACAGGAAAGCTGAATTAGCAAAGGGACTGCCCTTGGCAAATAAAGTTCAGGTAGAACAAGCCCAATATGTGGTGGCGCTATTTTCAGATACTGACTTGGCTTTACGTTCTCGTAAAATTGCTCGTATTGGTGTTAAATCATTACCAGACGACTTGATTGGTTATTACATGGAGACCTTACCACCGCGTTTTGCGGCTTTTAATGACGTTCAAACTGGTGAGTACTTAGCTATTAATGCAGGTCTTGTTGCTATGAACTTGGTCTTGGCCTTGACGGATCAAAAGATTGCTTCCAATATTATCCTTGGTTTTGATAAGTCAACGACCAATGAGATTTTGGACATTGATCCGCGTTTTCGTCCAGAATTGCTGATTACAGTTGGTTATAGTGATGAGAAACCAGAACCTAGCTACCGATTACCAGTTGACGAAGTGATTGAACGAAGATAA
- the spxB gene encoding pyruvate oxidase: MSKIKASDAMIKVIEAWGVKTIYGLPGGSFDSTMNALHNRQNSMQYIQVRHEEAGALAAVGEAKVTGRIGVTFGSAGPGAVHLLNGLYDAKHDGVPLLALIGQVPTFNMNKSYFQELNENPMFEDVAIYNRTVMTAEQLPYVVDEAIRQAYAHKGVAVVTIPKDLGWQDIEDTYVSTAVHYQKPLLPMPNPEHIDQALTLLQAAKRPLIYIGLGTRGARENIMALAKQLKAPILSSAPAKGIVPDNFELYMGSAGRVASKPGVEMLQQADTIITFGTDMPFQGHFIQDDTTYIQVDIDGTKFGRRHHVNLAILADAKQTIKALLEKGRELPETDWYRVALANKKNWQEWIASFEDDNREPLRVEPVFKAINDMATKDAIFQIDVGNVTIDAIRFLKMNDQQALTTSGWYATMGYALPAAIGAQAAYPDRQVWSISGDGGWTMNMQDIATAVKYQLPIINVILTNQSLGFIEAEQDDMPQPHSGIDLMDIDFGKAASAMGAKGFTVHSLAELKTAFQEAQGATGPVVIDVKIANDRPLPVEQLRLDPETYDADLVHQFTETYDTQGLLSFNQLLKEVQSQ; encoded by the coding sequence ATGAGTAAGATAAAAGCATCTGATGCCATGATAAAGGTTATTGAAGCTTGGGGGGTTAAAACCATTTATGGACTTCCTGGAGGATCCTTTGATTCCACCATGAATGCCTTACATAACCGTCAGAACAGTATGCAATACATTCAAGTCCGCCACGAAGAAGCTGGCGCTTTAGCAGCGGTTGGGGAGGCAAAAGTCACTGGTCGTATCGGTGTCACTTTTGGTTCTGCTGGGCCTGGAGCCGTTCATTTGCTTAACGGTTTGTATGATGCCAAACATGATGGTGTTCCCCTACTTGCCCTCATTGGTCAAGTGCCGACCTTCAACATGAACAAATCTTATTTCCAAGAATTAAATGAAAATCCCATGTTTGAAGACGTTGCCATTTATAACCGCACTGTTATGACTGCCGAACAATTGCCTTATGTCGTAGATGAGGCGATTCGCCAAGCCTATGCCCACAAAGGGGTTGCTGTGGTGACCATTCCAAAAGATTTAGGATGGCAAGATATTGAAGACACTTATGTTTCAACCGCGGTGCATTACCAAAAACCTTTGTTGCCTATGCCAAATCCTGAGCATATTGATCAAGCACTAACCCTTTTACAAGCTGCCAAACGTCCTCTCATTTATATTGGGCTTGGTACTCGTGGGGCTAGAGAAAATATTATGGCCTTGGCAAAACAACTAAAAGCGCCAATTTTAAGTTCGGCGCCTGCTAAAGGTATTGTTCCTGATAATTTTGAACTCTATATGGGCTCTGCTGGTCGGGTAGCCAGTAAGCCAGGTGTTGAGATGCTACAACAAGCCGACACCATTATTACTTTTGGGACAGACATGCCTTTCCAAGGACACTTTATTCAAGATGACACGACATATATCCAAGTGGATATTGACGGTACCAAATTTGGTCGCAGACACCACGTTAACTTAGCTATTCTTGCTGATGCCAAACAGACCATCAAAGCCTTGCTTGAAAAAGGCAGAGAATTACCTGAAACAGACTGGTATCGTGTGGCTCTGGCCAACAAGAAAAATTGGCAAGAGTGGATAGCTTCTTTTGAAGATGACAACCGTGAACCATTACGTGTAGAACCTGTCTTTAAAGCTATTAACGATATGGCCACTAAAGATGCTATCTTTCAAATTGATGTGGGCAATGTCACTATTGATGCTATTCGTTTCCTCAAAATGAATGACCAACAAGCTTTGACAACTAGTGGCTGGTACGCTACTATGGGTTATGCTCTTCCAGCAGCCATCGGCGCTCAGGCAGCCTACCCAGACCGACAAGTTTGGTCCATTTCAGGTGATGGTGGCTGGACCATGAACATGCAAGATATTGCAACAGCTGTCAAATATCAATTGCCAATTATCAATGTGATTTTAACCAATCAAAGTCTGGGCTTTATTGAAGCCGAACAAGATGATATGCCACAACCCCATTCTGGCATTGACCTCATGGATATTGATTTTGGTAAAGCTGCTAGTGCTATGGGCGCTAAAGGCTTTACTGTTCATAGCTTAGCAGAACTCAAAACGGCTTTCCAAGAAGCTCAAGGTGCTACTGGTCCTGTGGTGATTGATGTTAAAATCGCTAATGATCGCCCTCTTCCCGTGGAACAGTTACGTTTGGATCCAGAAACATACGACGCTGACCTCGTGCATCAGTTCACAGAAACTTACGACACCCAAGGGCTACTATCCTTTAATCAACTATTGAAAGAGGTTCAAAGTCAATAA
- the uvrC gene encoding excinuclease ABC subunit UvrC has protein sequence MNELIKHKLELLPDSPGCYLHKDKAGTIIYVGKAKNLKNRVRSYFRGSHDTKTALLVSEIADFEFIVTESNTEALLLEINLIQENMPKYNIKLKDDKSYPFIKITNETFPRLLITRQIKKNDGLYFGPYPDSYTANEVKKLLDRIFPFKKCKNPVNKVCFYYHLGQCCAHTICHTDKAYWDGLVEEVKHFLNGKDDKIIDGLRAKMLAASEEMAFERAAEYRDLISGIATMRTKQRVMSKDLQDRDIFGYFVDKGWMCVQVFFVRQGKLIQRDVNLFPYYNEAEEDFLTYMGQFYQDKQHFIPKEVFIPEAIDEELVAAIVPTQIIKPKRGEKKQLVALATKNARVSLQQKFDLLEKDIKKTSGAIENIGHLLGIDKPLRIEAFDNSNIQGTSPVAAMVVFVDGKPSKKDYRKFKIKTVVGPDDYASMREVLFRRYSRVKNEGLIAPNLIIIDGGQGQVNVAREVIANQLGLSIPIAGLQKNDKHQTHELLFGNPLEVVALPRNSEEFFLLQRIQDEVHRFAITFHRQVRSKNSFSSKLDKIPGLGPKRKQALLKHFKTMTAIAAASPDEIQTLGIPRVVAQAIHQHVTDSQQS, from the coding sequence ATGAACGAACTGATTAAACACAAGCTAGAACTCTTGCCAGATAGCCCTGGTTGCTACTTGCACAAGGATAAAGCGGGAACCATTATCTATGTAGGCAAGGCTAAGAATTTGAAGAACCGAGTACGGTCTTATTTTCGTGGTAGCCATGATACCAAGACAGCATTATTGGTGTCTGAGATTGCTGATTTTGAATTTATTGTCACCGAATCAAATACTGAGGCACTCTTACTTGAAATCAACTTGATTCAAGAAAACATGCCCAAGTATAATATCAAGCTCAAAGACGACAAGTCTTATCCCTTTATCAAAATCACCAATGAGACCTTTCCTCGCCTGCTCATTACGAGACAAATTAAGAAAAATGACGGCCTGTATTTTGGGCCCTATCCAGATTCTTACACCGCTAACGAAGTGAAAAAATTGCTGGATCGCATTTTTCCCTTTAAGAAATGTAAAAACCCTGTCAATAAGGTCTGTTTTTATTACCATTTAGGGCAGTGCTGTGCTCATACCATTTGCCATACGGATAAAGCTTATTGGGACGGTCTGGTAGAGGAAGTCAAACACTTTTTGAATGGCAAGGATGATAAAATTATTGACGGGCTGCGTGCAAAAATGTTAGCAGCTTCTGAGGAAATGGCATTTGAACGTGCAGCTGAGTATCGAGATTTGATTTCAGGTATTGCCACCATGCGCACCAAGCAGCGAGTGATGAGCAAGGACTTGCAAGACAGGGATATTTTTGGTTACTTTGTTGACAAAGGTTGGATGTGCGTGCAGGTTTTCTTTGTCCGTCAAGGAAAATTGATTCAGCGTGATGTCAACCTTTTTCCCTACTATAACGAGGCAGAAGAAGATTTTTTAACCTATATGGGGCAGTTTTACCAAGATAAACAGCATTTCATTCCTAAAGAAGTCTTCATTCCAGAAGCTATTGATGAAGAATTAGTAGCCGCTATTGTGCCAACCCAAATCATCAAACCCAAACGAGGTGAGAAAAAACAGCTGGTGGCTTTGGCTACTAAGAATGCCCGCGTCAGCCTTCAGCAGAAATTTGATTTGTTGGAAAAAGATATTAAGAAAACTAGCGGTGCTATTGAAAATATAGGCCACTTGTTAGGGATTGACAAGCCTTTGCGTATTGAAGCCTTTGATAATTCCAATATTCAAGGGACAAGCCCCGTAGCGGCTATGGTTGTTTTTGTTGACGGGAAACCTAGTAAGAAAGATTACCGTAAATTTAAGATTAAAACAGTGGTGGGCCCAGATGATTATGCTAGCATGAGAGAAGTGCTTTTTCGAAGGTATAGTCGCGTCAAAAATGAAGGGTTGATCGCCCCTAATTTGATTATTATTGACGGCGGTCAGGGACAAGTCAATGTGGCAAGGGAAGTGATTGCAAACCAATTAGGTCTCAGTATTCCTATCGCAGGTTTACAAAAAAATGATAAGCACCAAACCCATGAATTGCTCTTTGGCAATCCTCTTGAGGTGGTTGCCTTGCCTCGCAATTCAGAAGAATTTTTCCTCTTGCAACGGATTCAAGATGAGGTGCACCGTTTTGCCATTACCTTTCATCGTCAGGTACGTAGCAAGAATTCTTTCTCATCGAAATTGGATAAGATTCCAGGACTCGGTCCAAAGCGCAAGCAGGCACTGCTTAAGCATTTTAAAACCATGACTGCCATTGCGGCAGCTAGTCCAGATGAAATTCAAACTTTAGGGATTCCTAGAGTGGTAGCACAAGCCATTCATCAGCACGTAACGGACAGTCAGCAAAGTTGA
- a CDS encoding HAD family hydrolase: MVLAFRDYFGDIMAIHVVATDMDSTFLTDVNDYDCQRFGHIFESLQAQEKCFVAISGNQYDPIKGFFKD; this comes from the coding sequence GTGGTACTTGCTTTTAGGGATTATTTTGGAGATATTATGGCCATTCACGTTGTTGCAACCGATATGGATAGCACTTTTTTGACAGATGTTAATGATTATGATTGTCAGCGATTTGGTCATATTTTTGAATCCTTACAGGCACAAGAGAAATGCTTTGTTGCCATCAGTGGCAATCAATACGACCCAATCAAGGGATTTTTCAAAGACTAG
- a CDS encoding NAD-dependent succinate-semialdehyde dehydrogenase encodes MAYQTIYPYTNEVLHAFDNMTDQGVADVLERAHLLYKKWRQEDHLEDRKAQLHQVAAILRRDRDKYAEIMTKDMGKLFTEAQGEVDLCADIADYYADKADEFLMSTPLETDSGQAYYLKQSTGVILAVEPWNFPYYQIMRVFAPNFIVGNPMVLKHASICPRSAQSFEELVLEAGAEAGSFTNLFISYDQVSQVIADKRVVGVCLTGSERGGASIAEEAGKNLKKTTLELGGDDAFIILDDADWDQLEKVLYFSRLYNAGQVCTSSKRFIVLDKDYDRFKDLLTKVFKTAKWGDPMDPETTLAPLSSAQAKEDVLDQIKLALDHGAELVYGGEAIDHPGNFVMPTIIAGLTKDNPVYYQEIFGPVGEIYKVSSEEEAIEVANDSNYGLGGTIFSSNQEHAEAVAAKIETGMSFINSGWTSLPELPFGGIKNSGYGRELSELGFTSFVNEHLIYTPNQS; translated from the coding sequence ATGGCTTATCAAACAATTTATCCTTATACAAACGAAGTCCTTCATGCATTCGATAACATGACCGACCAAGGTGTGGCAGATGTTCTTGAAAGAGCTCACCTTCTCTATAAAAAATGGCGTCAGGAAGATCATTTAGAAGACCGTAAGGCCCAGCTTCATCAAGTGGCTGCTATTCTTCGTCGTGACCGAGATAAATACGCTGAAATCATGACTAAAGATATGGGAAAACTGTTCACAGAAGCCCAAGGTGAAGTAGATCTTTGTGCCGATATTGCTGATTACTACGCTGATAAGGCAGATGAGTTTTTGATGTCTACACCACTAGAAACAGATTCTGGTCAGGCTTACTATTTGAAACAATCAACAGGTGTTATCCTAGCCGTTGAACCTTGGAATTTCCCTTACTATCAAATCATGAGGGTCTTTGCCCCAAACTTTATTGTTGGGAACCCAATGGTCTTGAAACATGCTTCCATTTGCCCACGCTCTGCCCAATCTTTTGAAGAATTAGTTCTCGAAGCTGGTGCCGAAGCAGGTAGTTTTACCAATTTGTTTATTTCTTATGACCAAGTGTCACAAGTTATTGCTGATAAACGTGTTGTCGGTGTCTGCTTGACAGGTTCTGAACGTGGAGGCGCTAGCATCGCAGAAGAAGCTGGTAAAAACTTGAAAAAGACAACCCTTGAATTGGGGGGTGATGATGCTTTTATTATTCTTGATGATGCGGATTGGGATCAATTAGAGAAGGTGCTTTACTTCTCTCGTCTTTACAATGCAGGACAAGTATGTACCTCATCTAAACGTTTTATCGTGCTTGACAAAGACTATGACCGTTTTAAAGACTTGTTAACGAAAGTCTTCAAGACAGCCAAATGGGGAGATCCAATGGACCCAGAAACAACGTTGGCACCATTATCATCAGCTCAAGCTAAAGAAGATGTTCTTGACCAAATTAAGTTGGCTTTGGATCATGGTGCGGAACTGGTTTACGGTGGTGAAGCGATTGACCATCCAGGTAACTTCGTCATGCCAACCATTATTGCTGGCCTCACAAAAGATAACCCTGTTTACTACCAAGAAATCTTTGGCCCAGTCGGTGAAATTTATAAAGTATCTTCTGAAGAAGAAGCGATTGAAGTGGCGAATGATTCTAACTATGGTCTTGGAGGTACTATCTTTAGTAGCAATCAAGAACATGCCGAAGCAGTGGCTGCTAAGATTGAGACTGGCATGTCCTTTATCAATTCAGGCTGGACTAGTCTTCCAGAGCTTCCATTTGGTGGGATTAAAAATTCAGGCTATGGCCGTGAATTGAGTGAACTTGGCTTTACTTCCTTTGTGAATGAACACCTTATCTACACCCCAAATCAATCGTAA
- a CDS encoding YjjG family noncanonical pyrimidine nucleotidase produces MHYKFLFFDLDHTLLDFDAAEELALTKLLEECQVTDIKAYKDYYKPMNQNLWKQLERGDISKADLVYSRFALLFAHFGVTVDGRQLAEAYQQHLKDQGQVYDGAKELLAELTVQGYNLYAATNGIARIQQGRLEASGLGPYFKAVFISEQSGSQKPNKTFYDWMIQQIPHYQPDRALMIGDSLSADVQGGINAGMDTLWYNPKHLLNNSPSHPTYEASDYQALLNCIRGATDNSL; encoded by the coding sequence GTGCATTACAAATTTCTTTTTTTCGACCTTGACCATACCTTACTTGATTTTGATGCGGCAGAAGAGCTTGCTTTGACCAAGTTGTTAGAAGAGTGCCAAGTTACTGATATTAAGGCTTATAAGGACTACTATAAGCCGATGAATCAGAACTTATGGAAACAGTTGGAACGTGGGGATATTAGTAAAGCTGATTTGGTTTATTCTCGCTTTGCTCTGCTATTTGCCCATTTTGGAGTGACGGTTGATGGTAGGCAGTTAGCAGAAGCTTATCAACAGCATTTAAAAGATCAAGGGCAAGTTTATGATGGCGCTAAAGAACTGTTAGCGGAGTTAACTGTCCAAGGCTATAACCTTTATGCGGCAACTAATGGCATTGCAAGGATTCAACAAGGTCGATTGGAAGCGTCTGGTTTAGGGCCTTACTTCAAAGCAGTTTTTATTTCGGAGCAATCAGGTAGTCAAAAACCTAACAAGACTTTCTATGATTGGATGATTCAACAGATTCCTCATTATCAACCCGACCGAGCTTTGATGATTGGAGACAGTTTATCGGCCGATGTTCAAGGGGGAATTAATGCTGGCATGGATACCCTATGGTACAACCCAAAGCACCTCCTAAATAACAGCCCTAGTCACCCTACCTATGAAGCGTCAGATTATCAAGCCCTGCTGAACTGTATTAGGGGAGCAACAGACAATAGCCTTTAA
- a CDS encoding sugar O-acetyltransferase, producing the protein MTTEFDKMTRGEWYDANFDSELIQKRMVAQDLCFDLNQLKPSREEERSALLSQLFGQSFDGLVLLSPFICDYGKNITFGKNCFVNSNCYFMDGAKITLGDNVFVGPSTGFYTANHPLDYKRRNEGLEKALPITIGDNVWFGANVNVMPSVTIGSGCVIASGSVVTHDIPANSLAAGVPCQVVREIEQE; encoded by the coding sequence ATGACTACAGAATTTGACAAAATGACTAGAGGCGAATGGTATGATGCTAATTTTGATTCGGAACTGATTCAAAAACGCATGGTAGCACAAGATCTCTGTTTCGATTTAAACCAATTAAAACCTAGTCGAGAAGAAGAACGCTCAGCCCTTTTAAGCCAACTTTTTGGACAGTCTTTTGATGGCTTGGTCCTGCTCAGCCCTTTCATCTGTGACTATGGTAAGAACATTACTTTTGGGAAGAATTGCTTTGTTAACAGTAATTGCTATTTCATGGATGGGGCGAAGATTACCTTGGGAGATAATGTCTTTGTAGGTCCTTCGACAGGTTTTTACACGGCAAACCACCCTCTAGATTATAAACGTCGTAATGAAGGTCTTGAAAAAGCTTTACCAATTACCATAGGAGATAATGTCTGGTTTGGTGCTAATGTCAATGTCATGCCTAGCGTTACCATTGGCAGTGGCTGTGTAATTGCTTCAGGATCAGTTGTCACTCATGATATTCCAGCCAATTCTTTAGCAGCAGGTGTCCCTTGTCAAGTTGTAAGGGAAATCGAGCAGGAGTAG
- a CDS encoding YkgJ family cysteine cluster protein: protein MPPKTIDIEKYHQLALQRQAEHRKFLAALKKKPPKHLDKIVQAIHQEVFQGIDCTACANCCKDLGPDLTETDIVKIAKLFQMTLATFEKTYLRVDEDGDKVFQSLPCPFLGGDNLCSIYDVRPKACREFPHTDRKKIYQINYLTLKNTLICPAAYEFVERLSKRLARS from the coding sequence ATGCCACCAAAAACCATTGATATTGAAAAGTATCACCAGCTTGCTTTGCAAAGGCAGGCTGAACACCGAAAGTTTTTAGCAGCTTTAAAGAAAAAACCACCTAAACATCTAGACAAAATTGTCCAAGCCATTCATCAGGAGGTTTTTCAAGGGATTGATTGTACTGCCTGTGCTAACTGTTGCAAAGACCTTGGACCTGATTTGACAGAGACCGATATTGTCAAAATTGCTAAACTATTTCAAATGACATTAGCGACTTTTGAAAAGACTTACTTACGCGTGGATGAGGATGGTGATAAGGTTTTCCAGTCCCTCCCTTGTCCTTTTTTAGGGGGCGATAACCTTTGTAGCATTTATGATGTCAGACCAAAAGCCTGCCGAGAATTTCCTCACACAGACCGCAAAAAAATCTACCAGATTAATTACCTCACCCTCAAGAACACCTTGATTTGTCCAGCCGCCTACGAGTTTGTCGAGCGGTTAAGCAAACGTTTAGCCCGTTCTTAG